The proteins below come from a single Ictidomys tridecemlineatus isolate mIctTri1 chromosome 8, mIctTri1.hap1, whole genome shotgun sequence genomic window:
- the Lyrm2 gene encoding LYR motif-containing protein 2 encodes MAASRLPPATLTLKQFMRRQQVLMLYRRILRAIQQVSNNSDRKYLKDWAREEFKRNKSATEEDAIRMMITQGTMQLKELEKTLALAKS; translated from the exons ATGGCCGCTTCCCGGTTGCCTCCAGCAACGCTGACGCTAAAGCAG TTCATGAGAAGGCAACAAGTTCTCATGCTCTACAGAAGGATTTTGCGAGCAATTCAGCAAGTATCAAACAATTCTGATCGCAAGTACCTGAAGGACTGGGCAAGGGaagaattcaaaagaaacaaaagtgcCACTGAAGAG GATGCAATCCGGATGATGATTACTCAAGGCACTATGCAGCTGAAGGAGTTAGAAAAAACACTTGCTTTAGCAAAATCTTAA